A portion of the Penaeus monodon isolate SGIC_2016 chromosome 28, NSTDA_Pmon_1, whole genome shotgun sequence genome contains these proteins:
- the LOC119591101 gene encoding LOW QUALITY PROTEIN: uncharacterized protein LOC119591101 (The sequence of the model RefSeq protein was modified relative to this genomic sequence to represent the inferred CDS: inserted 1 base in 1 codon) codes for MAAKNMKVSHDSPTYIHQSLFKSSNPRSIAAARTGYMIDSATKFVMDHLQLNKTDVTFGIMLSDQLAQDEFCDQDLVSSSCEAFRHYRSSNGTCNNLDNPLWGSTFRPFRRVAPPDYGNGVSSLRLAQDEQPLPSARLVSSVVNNIRPNRESSLLSVLHMTYGQFFDHDLTFAPLNKGRNGEAIPCCPETEGNPSLLHPECAAIQIPADDPFYSKFNQTCMDFVRSAPAIRCLLGPREQMNEKTAYIDGSQVYGIDDEMMNSLRTMEDGLLIAQMTNEGEELLPANTDLANECNKEEEANMNRFCFRAGDMRTVGAQHNHLASSLRXTNPSWNDEKLFQEARRIVGAQLQHVTYNEYLPPIFGNEIIKDFKLKPLKNKQQKDFYLPDKSAAISAEFATAAFRFGHSQIAGHMERVDDFGDISFTEMSSAFMNPFVVYSKGAVPQLTRGEARQSAGDVDPFFTPQVAGNLFKGNNMFGLDLVSLNIQRGRDHGIASYTAIRTSCELSPIHDFGGLSGKMDDDVIAKLKDVYRHVDDIDLFVGGLAEHPIEGGVVGPTFACILLDQFLRLKEGDRYWYETNDNDTGFTGDQVEQIRSTTLAGIMCEVIPELKEIQAEPLKVASPENPILPCSSFPELDLIHWEEYLFAISPKSKLTEKYHLCHLHQGHHLEGGIGRVGVGVGGTCLPRSPQMSSMQLLHSTDVCMETKMKVVCVFLAMLVVIALGSEKPKLGIVEGKNSKKVSPKEKSGTHVAGGKSWKSIETPVVLDISKDDKSSFEHGLSQLLEKEKIEEEMAAKNMKVSHDSPTSSSVPLKSSNPRSIAAARTGYMIDSATKFVMDRLQLNKTDVTFAHASDRWPRTVFVSGPSFPPPRLPGLQGLPQRDLHCPREQMNEKTAYIDGSQVYGIDDEMMNSLRTKEDVPDYVVAGAKPMEDCTVLNITELNMRSPEYSAKDRIKQARSKFIKHVQENYSATGAIALIKKKHGRNSRTNEGEELLPADTDLANECNKEEQANINRFCFRAAFPELAELWSLSSHMSPTRGTCRHLRKDIIKDFKLKPLKNKNRKLFYRPDQSAAISAEFATAALRFGHSEIAGHIERVDDFGDISSTEMSSVFMNPFVVYTKGAVPQLTQGVVRQSAGDVDPFFTPQVTGNLFKGNNMFGLDLVALNIQRGRDHGIASYTAIRTSCELSPIHDFGDLSGKMDDDVIAKLKDVYRHIDDIDLFVGGMAEHPIEGGVVGPTFACILLDQFLRLKEADRYWYETNDKDTRFTGKQVKQIRSTTLAGIMCEVIPELKEIQAEPLKLASPENPILPCSSFPELDLKHWEE; via the exons aTGGCTGCCAAGAACATGAAAGTCTCTCATGACTCGCCAACTTACATCCATCAGTCCCTCTTCAAGAGTTCTAACCCGCGGTCCATCGCAGCAGCAAGAACAGGCTATATGATAGACAGCGCCACTAAATTCGTCATGGATCA CCTCCAGCTAAATAAAACCGACGTAACTTTCGGCATCATGCTATCGGACCAGCTGGCCCAGGACGAGTTCTGTGATCAGGACCTAGTTTCGTCCTCCTGCGAGGCCTTCCGGCACTACAGGTCCTCCAACGGCACCTGTAATAACTTGGACAACCCGCTGTGGGGATCCACTTTCAGGCCTTTCCGTCGTGTTGCTCCGCCCGACTATGGCAACG GAGTGTCGAGTCTCCGTCTTGCCCAGGACGAGCAGCCCCTTCCCAGTGCCCGCCTAGTTAGCAGTGTGGTTAACAACATTCGGCCAAACAGggaatcttctctcctctccgtcctccaCATGACCTATGGGCAGTTCTTCGACCATGACCTGACCTTCGCGCCTTTGAATAAAG GTAGGAATGGTGAGGCGATTCCATGCTGCCCTGAGACCGAGGGCAATCCCTCTTTACTCCATCCTGAGTGCGCCGCCATTCAAATCCCTGCTGACGACCCTTTCTACTCCAAGTTCAACCAGACGTGCATGGACTTCGTCCGCTCGGCGCCCGCTATACGGTGCTTGCTTG GTCCACGAGAACAAATGAACGAGAAAACGGCATATATCGACGGCTCTCAGGTCTACGGAATCGATGACGAAATGATGAATTCACTGAGAACGATGGAGGATGGTCTGCTTATTGCTCAG ATGACCAATGAAGGCGAGGAGCTTCTCCCTGCAAACACAGACTTAGCAAACGAGTGCAACAAGGAAGAAGAAGCTAACATGAACCGGTTTTGCTTCCGGGCCG GTGACATGAGAACTGTAGGAGCGCAA CACAACCACTTAGCATCTAGTCTAA GCACCAATCCTTCGTGGAATGATGAAAAGCTGTTCCAGGAGGCCCGCCGAATCGTTGGCGCTCAGCTCCAACATGTCACCTACAACGAGTACCTGCCGCCCATCTTCG GCAATGAGATCATTAAAGACTTTAAGCTGAAACCCCTAAAGAACAAGCAACAAAAGGACTTTTACCTCCCCGACAAGAGCGCTGCCATTAGTGCTGAATTTGCAACAGCTGCCTTCCGTTTTGGACACAGTCAGATTGCT GGTCACATGGAGCGAGTGGATGACTTCGGTGACATTTCCTTCACCGAGATGTCTTCGGCGTTCATGAACCCCTTCGTCGTGTATTCGAAAGGTGCGGTACCGCAGCTGACGCGAGGGGAGGCTCGGCAGAGCGCGGGTGACGTTGACCCCTTCTTTACACCGCAA GTAGCCGGCAATCTCTTCAAAGGGAACAACATGTTTGGACTCGATCTGGTGTCCCTCAACATACAGCGTGGCCGTGACCATGGTATTGCCTCCTACACGGCGATCAGAACATCATGCGAACTGTCTCCTATTCATGACTTTGGTGGTCTCTCGGGAAaaatggatgatgatgtgattgcaAAGCTAAAGGATGTATACCG TCATGTGGATGACATTGACCTGTTCGTCGGTGGTTTGGCTGAACACCCTATAGAAGGGGGAGTAGTAGGTCCCACCTTCGCTTGCATTCTGCTGGACCAGTTCCTAAGGCTAAAAGAAGGCGACAGATACTGGTATGAGACCAATGACAACGACACAGGGTTTACAGGAG ATCAAGTCGAACAAATTCGCAGCACAACTTTGGCAGGCATCATGTGTGAAGTGATCCCAGAACTGAAGGAGATTCAGGCCGAACCTCTGAAAGTGGCATCTCCCGAGAATCCAATACTACCTTGCTCTTCTTTCCCGGAACTGGATCTCATACACTGGGAAGAATA TTTGTTTGCAATATCTCCCAAGAGCAAACTGACAGAAAAATACCACTT GTGCCATCTTCACCAAGGGCACCATTTGGAGGGTGGCATCGGacgagtgggtgtgggtgtgggaggcACTTGCTTGCCAAGGAGCCCGCAAATGAGCTCAATGCAATTACTCCATTCTACTGACGTTTGTATGGA AACGAAGATGAAGGTGGTTTGTGTGTTCCTTGCAATGTTGGTAGTCATTGCGCTGGGGTCTGAGAAGCCCAAGTTGGGAATCGTGGAAG GGAAAAACTCCAAGAAAGTGTCGCCAAAGGAGAAATCCGGAACACATGTAGCTGGTGGAAAAAGTTGGAAGTCGATTGAAACTCCGGTTGTTCTCGACATCTCGAAGGATGACAA ATCAAGCTTCGAACACGGACTATCGCAACTgctggagaaggaaaaaatagaggaagaaatggCTGCCAAGAACATGAAAGTCTCTCATGACTCGCCAACTTCATCCTCAGTCCCTCTCAAGAGTTCTAACCCGCGGTCCATCGCAGCAGCAAGAACAGGCTATATGATAGACAGCGCCACTAAATTCGTCATGGATCG ACTCCAGCTAAACAAAACCGACGTAACTTTCGCTCATGCATCGGACCGCTGGCCCAGGACGGTTTTTGTGTCAGGGCCTAGTTTTCCCCCCCCGAGGCTTCCGGGACTACAGGGCCTTCCCCAAAGGGACCT GCATT GTCCACGAGAGCAAATGAACGAGAAAACGGCATATATCGACGGCTCTCAGGTCTACGGAATCGATGACGAGATGATGAATTCACTGAGAACGAAGGAGGATG TACCAGATTATGTGGTGGCTGGGGCGAAGCCTATGGAAGACTGTACAGTGCTAAACATTACAGAGTTAAATATGAGGTCGCCAGAATATTCTGCAAAGGACAGAATAAAGCAAGCACGTTCCAAGTTCATAAAACATGTTCAAGAAAATTACAGTGCCACAGGGGCCATTgcactaataaaaaagaaacatggaAGAAATTCT AGGACCAACGAAGGTGAGGAGCTTCTTCCTGCAGACACAGACTTAGCAAACGAGTGCAATAAGGAAGAACAAGCCAACATAAATCGATTTTGCTTCCGGGCTG CGTTCCCGGAGCTCGCCGAATTGTGGTCGCTCAGCTCCCACATGTCACCTACAAGAGGTACCTGCCGCCATCTTC GTAAAGATATCATAAAAGACTTTAAGCTGAAACCCTTAAAGAACAAGAACCGAAAGCTCTTTTACCGCCCTGACCAAAGTGCTGCCATTAGTGCTGAATTTGCAACAGCTGCCCTCCGTTTTGGACACAGTGAGATTGCT GGTCACATAGAGAGAGTGGATGACTTCGGCGATATTTCCTCCACCGAAATGTCTTCAGTTTTCATGAACCCCTTCGTCGTGTATACGAAAGGTGCGGTACCGCAGCTGACCCAAGGGGTGGTTCGACAGAGCGCGGGTGACGTTGACCCCTTCTTTACACCGCAA GTGACGGGCAATCTCTTCAAAGGGAACAACATGTTTGGACTCGATCTGGTGGCCCTCAACATACAGCGTGGCCGTGACCATGGTATTGCCTCCTACACGGCGATCAGAACCTCATGCGAACTGTCTCCTATTCATGACTTTGGTGATCTCTCGGGAAaaatggatgatgatgtgattgcaAAGCTAAAGGATGTATACCG tcaTATCGATGACATTGACCTGTTCGTCGGTGGTATGGCTGAGCACCCGATAGAAGGAGGAGTAGTAGGTCCCACCTTCGCTTGCATTCTGCTGGACCAGTTCCTTAGGCTGAAAGAAGCTGATAGATACTGGTATGAGACCAATGACAAGGACACAAGGTTTACAGGAA AACAAGTCAAACAAATTCGCAGCACAACCTTGGCAGGCATCATGTGTGAAGTGATCCCAGAACTGAAGGAGATTCAGGCCGAACCTCTGAAATTGGCATCTCCCGAGAATCCAATACTACCTTGCTCTTCTTTCCCGGAACTGGATCTCAAACACTGGGAGGAATAG
- the LOC119591417 gene encoding peroxidase-like: MKVICVFLAMLVVIALGSEKPKLGIIEDNISYVNRGKNSKKVSPKEKSGIHVAGGKSWKSIETPVVLDISKDDKSSFEHGLSQLLEKEKIEEEMAAKNMRVSHDSPTYIHQSLFKSSNPRSIAAARTGYMIDSATEFVMDRLQLNKTDVTFGIMLSDQLAQDEFCDQDLVSSSCEAFRHYRSSNGTCNNLDNPLWGSTFRPFRRVAPPDYGNGVSSLRLAQDGQPLPSARLVSSTINNIRPNRESSLLSVLHMTYGQFFDHDLTFAPLNKGMHGEAIPCCLEGNSALLHPECAAIPIPADDPFYSKFNQTCMDFVRSAPAPRCLLGPREQMNEKTAYIDGSQVYGIDDEMMNSLRTKEDGLLIAQMNNEGEELLPADTDLANECNKEEQANINQFCFRAGDMRVNEQVLLTLFHTVWVRQHNHLASRLKTINPSWDDEKLFQETRRIVVAQLQHVTYNEYLPPIFGKDIIKDFKLKPLKNKNRKLFYRPDQSAAISAEFATAALRFGHSEIAGHIERVDDFGDISSTEMSSVFMNPFVVYTKGAVPQLTQGVVRQSAGDVDPFFTPQVTGMLFKGNNMFGLDLVALNIQRGRDHGIASYTAIRTSCELSPIHVFGDLSGKMDDDVIAKLKDVYRHVDDIDLFVGGMAEHPIEGGVVGPTFACILLDQFLRLKEGDRYWYETNDKDTRFTGNQVEQIRSTTLAGIMCEVIPELKEIQAEPLKVASPENPILPCSSFPELDLKHWEE; this comes from the exons ATGAAGGTGATTTGTGTGTTCCTTGCAATGTTGGTAGTCATTGCGCTAGGGTCTGAGAAGCCCAAGTTGGGAATCATTGAAG ATAACATTTCCTACGTGAATCGAGGGAAAAACTCCAAGAAAGTGTCGCCAAAGGAGAAATCCGGAATACATGTAGCTGGTGGTAAAAGTTGGAAGTCGATTGAAACTCCGGTTGTTCTCGACATTTCGAAGGATGACAA ATCAAGCTTCGAACACGGACTATCGCAACtgctggaaaaggaaaaaatagaagaagaaatggcCGCCAAGAACATGAGAGTCTCTCATGACTCGCCAACTTACATCCATCAGTCCCTCTTCAAGAGTTCTAACCCGCGGTCCATTGCAGCAGCAAGAACAGGCTACATGATAGACAGCGCCACTGAATTCGTCATGGATCG ACTCCAGCTAAACAAAACCGACGTAACTTTCGGCATCATGCTATCGGACCAGCTGGCCCAGGACGAGTTCTGTGATCAGGACCTAGTTTCGTCCTCCTGCGAGGCCTTCCGGCACTACAGGTCCTCCAACGGCACCTGTAATAACTTGGACAATCCGCTGTGGGGATCCACTTTCAGACCTTTCCGTCGTGTTGCTCCGCCCGACTATGGCAATG GAGTGTCGAGCCTCCGCCTTGCCCAGGACGGGCAGCCCCTTCCAAGCGCCCGCCTCGTCAGCAGTACGATTAACAACATTCGGCCAAACAGggaatcttctctcctctccgtcctccaCATGACCTACGGCCAGTTCTTCGACCACGACCTGACCTTCGCGCCTTTGAATAAAG GTATGCATGGTGAGGCGATTCCATGCTGCCTTGAGGGCAATTCCGCTTTACTCCACCCTGAGTGCGCCGCCATTCCCATCCCTGCTGACGACCCTTTCTACTCCAAGTTCAATCAGACGTGCATGGACTTCGTCCGCTCGGCGCCTGCCCCACGGTGCTTGCTTG GTCCACGAGAGCAAATGAACGAGAAAACGGCATATATCGACGGCTCTCAGGTCTACGGAATCGATGACGAGATGATGAATTCACTGAGAACGAAGGAGGATGGTCTGCTTATTGCTCAG ATGAACAACGAAGGTGAGGAGCTTCTTCCTGCAGACACAGACTTAGCAAACGAGTGCAATAAGGAAGAACAAGCCAACATAAATCAATTTTGCTTCCGGGCTG GGGACATGAGAGTAAATGAGCAAGTTCTGCTCACTCTGTTCCACACTGTGTGGGTTCGTCAGCACAACCATCTAGCGTCTCGTCTGAAGACTATCAACCCATCTTGGGATGACGAAAAGCTGTTCCAGGAGACTCGCCGAATTGTGGTCGCTCAGCTCCAACATGTCACCTACAACGAGTACCTGCCGCCCATCTTCG GTAAAGATATCATAAAAGACTTTAAGCTGAAACCCTTAAAGAACAAGAACCGAAAGCTCTTTTACCGCCCTGACCAAAGTGCTGCCATTAGTGCTGAATTTGCAACAGCTGCCCTCCGTTTTGGACACAGTGAGATTGCT GGTCACATAGAGAGAGTGGATGACTTCGGCGATATTTCCTCCACCGAAATGTCTTCAGTTTTCATGAACCCCTTCGTCGTGTATACGAAAGGTGCGGTACCGCAGCTGACCCAAGGGGTGGTTCGACAGAGCGCGGGTGACGTTGACCCCTTCTTTACACCGCAA GTGACGGGCATGCTCTTCAAAGGGAACAACATGTTTGGACTCGATCTGGTGGCCCTCAACATACAGCGTGGCCGTGACCATGGTATTGCCTCCTACACGGCGATCAGAACCTCATGCGAACTGTCTCCTATTCATGTCTTTGGTGATCTCTCGGGAAaaatggatgatgatgtgattgcaAAGCTAAAGGATGTATACCG CCATGTGGATGACATTGACCTGTTCGTCGGTGGTATGGCTGAGCACCCGATAGAAGGAGGAGTAGTAGGTCCCACCTTCGCTTGCATTCTGCTGGACCAGTTCCTTAGGCTAAAAGAAGGCGACAGATACTGGTATGAGACCAATGACAAGGACACAAGGTTTACAGGAA ATCAAGTCGAACAAATTCGCAGCACAACCTTGGCAGGCATCATGTGTGAAGTGATCCCAGAACTGAAGGAGATTCAGGCCGAACCTCTGAAAGTGGCATCTCCCGAGAATCCAATACTACCTTGCTCTTCTTTCCCGGAACTGGATCTCAAACACTGGGAGGAATAG